The following are from one region of the Biomphalaria glabrata chromosome 4, xgBioGlab47.1, whole genome shotgun sequence genome:
- the LOC106050282 gene encoding protein rolling stone-like isoform X1, with protein sequence MSTSLKEEFKLFKFGVGHDSPILFITSQWNCSSSIYLLWRLFWLLWHVGWVVASPVVMVLYQSDSPEEGAKWLIYLTHTTLLLTAITSTLDFLTVFFLSYTRRGRATLSSWNHEKSVTGPPLKEDIIFHGEFTVLSGLEPGTTPWYVKLTWFLYGVIGSSNILVTIMYWAVVFDGNVEAVDVIINSVNSFFIISNGLVTAMPVRILHFLYPVLYGAAYFIFTYIYYAAGGTNILNLDIIYSALDWNHAYPTVLGVVIGVLVCAPIAHLGLFALYTFRIFLFSKIHSGNFKLSSELDSHQHIAGSSRQPTTLEINLELGGVEHKGKATQETKSETGL encoded by the exons ATGAGCACGTCGCTTAAGGAAGAGTTCAAACTCTTCAAGTTTGGAGTAGGTCACGACAGCCCAATCCTTTTCATTACATCTCAG TGGAACTGTTCCTCCAGCATCTATCTATTGTGGAGGCTCTTCTGGCTATTGTGGCACGTAGGTTGGGTGGTGGCCAGCCCTGTAGTCATGGTACTGTACCAGTCGGATTCCCCAGAGGAGGGCGCCAAGTGGCTGATCTACCTGACCCACACGACGCTCCTTCTCACCGCCATCACCAGCACTCTAGATTTCCTAACAGTCTTCTTCTTAAGTTACACTCGGAGAGGGAGGGCCACTTTAA GCAGCTGGAACCATGAGAAGTCTGTGACAGGTCCACCATTGAAAGAAGACATAATCTTTCATGGGGAGTTTACTGTGCTTTCAGGTCTAGAGCCAG GCACCACACCATGGTATGTCAAGTTGACCTGGTTTCTGTATGGCGTCATAGGCAGCAGCAACATCCTAGTGACCATTATGTACTGGGCGGTAGTGTTTGATG GTAACGTAGAGGCTGTGGATGTCATCATTAACAGTGTCAACTCCTTCTTCATCATCTCCAATGGACTGGTCACCGCCATGCCCGTCCGAATACTGCACTTCCTCTACCCAGTTCTCTACGGCGCCGCCTATTTCATCTTCACCTACATCTATTATGCAGCAGGTGGCACCAACATTCTAAATCTCGACATTATTTACAGCGCCCTGGACTGGAACCACGCTTACCCCACGGTCTTGGGCGTGGTGATAGGGGTGTTAGTGTGCGCTCCTATCGCCCACCTCGGGCTTTTCGCCCTCTACACGTTTAGAATATTCCTCTTCTCCAAGATTCACTCGGGCAATTTCAAGCTAAGCTCTGAATTGGACAGCCACCAGCACATTGCAGGCAGCTCCAGACAGCCAACGACGCTGGAAATCAACTTAGAGCTGGGTGGCGTAGAACACAAGGGCAAGGCGACTCAAGAAACAAAGAGTGAGACAGGACTGTAA
- the LOC106050282 gene encoding protein rolling stone-like isoform X2, which translates to MSTSLKEEFKLFKFGVGHDSPILFITSQWNCSSSIYLLWRLFWLLWHVGWVVASPVVMVLYQSDSPEEGAKWLIYLTHTTLLLTAITSTLDFLTVFFLSYTRRGRATLSSWNHEKSVTGPPLKEDIIFHGEFTVLSGLEPGNVEAVDVIINSVNSFFIISNGLVTAMPVRILHFLYPVLYGAAYFIFTYIYYAAGGTNILNLDIIYSALDWNHAYPTVLGVVIGVLVCAPIAHLGLFALYTFRIFLFSKIHSGNFKLSSELDSHQHIAGSSRQPTTLEINLELGGVEHKGKATQETKSETGL; encoded by the exons ATGAGCACGTCGCTTAAGGAAGAGTTCAAACTCTTCAAGTTTGGAGTAGGTCACGACAGCCCAATCCTTTTCATTACATCTCAG TGGAACTGTTCCTCCAGCATCTATCTATTGTGGAGGCTCTTCTGGCTATTGTGGCACGTAGGTTGGGTGGTGGCCAGCCCTGTAGTCATGGTACTGTACCAGTCGGATTCCCCAGAGGAGGGCGCCAAGTGGCTGATCTACCTGACCCACACGACGCTCCTTCTCACCGCCATCACCAGCACTCTAGATTTCCTAACAGTCTTCTTCTTAAGTTACACTCGGAGAGGGAGGGCCACTTTAA GCAGCTGGAACCATGAGAAGTCTGTGACAGGTCCACCATTGAAAGAAGACATAATCTTTCATGGGGAGTTTACTGTGCTTTCAGGTCTAGAGCCAG GTAACGTAGAGGCTGTGGATGTCATCATTAACAGTGTCAACTCCTTCTTCATCATCTCCAATGGACTGGTCACCGCCATGCCCGTCCGAATACTGCACTTCCTCTACCCAGTTCTCTACGGCGCCGCCTATTTCATCTTCACCTACATCTATTATGCAGCAGGTGGCACCAACATTCTAAATCTCGACATTATTTACAGCGCCCTGGACTGGAACCACGCTTACCCCACGGTCTTGGGCGTGGTGATAGGGGTGTTAGTGTGCGCTCCTATCGCCCACCTCGGGCTTTTCGCCCTCTACACGTTTAGAATATTCCTCTTCTCCAAGATTCACTCGGGCAATTTCAAGCTAAGCTCTGAATTGGACAGCCACCAGCACATTGCAGGCAGCTCCAGACAGCCAACGACGCTGGAAATCAACTTAGAGCTGGGTGGCGTAGAACACAAGGGCAAGGCGACTCAAGAAACAAAGAGTGAGACAGGACTGTAA